From the genome of Canis lupus familiaris isolate Mischka breed German Shepherd chromosome 20, alternate assembly UU_Cfam_GSD_1.0, whole genome shotgun sequence:
ATTCCTACCTGGGGAGCAAAAGtctgtgggggagggggtcagagCAGACACTGAAGGCTCCAGGggtctattattttttatttttttaaagatttttaaaatttatttgacagtgagggagcacaagtaggggggagcagcaggcacagggagagagagaaggaggctccccactgagcaaggagcccagtgtagggctcaatcccagaaccctgggatcatgacctgagctgaaaccagacacttaactgactgagccacctggcgcCCCTCCAGGGGTCTATTAGACACTGCCCTCTCCTTGTcttccccaggcctggccagTATGACCCAGAACTTGGAGCCACTTCTGAAGACACAGGGCTGGGACTGGGCGTGAGTCCTGGGAAGTGAGGTGGTACAAGAGCAGGCTGTAACTTGCAGGTGGGGTGCTGATGGGCTTTGGGGCCTCTTGacccttctcttctccccaggCTCCCACTGGCCAAGCTGGCCATCCGCATAGGGCTGGCATTCGTGGGGTCCATGCTAGGTGCCTTCCTCACCTTTCCGGGCCTGCGGCTGGCCCAGACACACCTGGATGCACTGACCATGTCGGAAGACCGGCCCACACTGCAGTTATGTAGAGTGCCAGATGGGTGGGAATGGAGGTGGGGAATCTAAAGAAGAGGCTAAGGGGATGCTGGGTGCCCAGGCCTCACTCCACTGTGCCCTTGCCCCTAGGTTCTTTCTTCATATCAGCTTCCTGTCCCCTCTGATCATCCTGTGGCTCTGGACCAAGCCCATTGCACGAGACTTCCTGCACCAGGCACCACCTGGGGAGATGCCCTTCTCCCTGTGCGCATCCggtggggctgggagggaggacagTGGGGGCCCTTCTGTGTACCCCCCCCtctctgaggctcagggaggagccttGGATGCTGGGGGAAGATCCTGGAGCAGGGGCGGCCTCCCTAgcccctcactcccctccccacAGGCTGTCGGACTCAGCCTTCGACTCCCTGCGCCTCTGGGTGCTGGTGGCACTGTGCCTGCTAAGGCTGGCAGTGACCAGGCCCCACCTGCAGGCCTACCTGTGCTTGGCCAAGGCCCGCGTGGAGCAGCTGCGCCGGGAGGCCGGCCGCATAGAGGCCCGCGAGATCCAGAGGCGGGTATGGGCACCGAAGGTTGGGAGGGAACTCGGGGCTCAAGGCAGGGGTCTGAAGGGGGTCACCCGAAGCCCGGAAGGCTGCCCCGCTCACCCCTCCCACGTAGCCACTGCTACCTGCCCCCTAGGTGGTGCGAGTCTATTGCTACGTGACGGTGGTGAGTCTGCAGTACCTGACGCCGCTCATCTTCACCCTCAGCTGCACCCTGCTGCTCAAGACACTGGGTGAgaagtgggtggggtggggtcggAGCGAGGACggagaggaggggcgggggcttGCTCTTagctgggggtgggctgggggcggAGCCTGGATGGCCCGGGGGAGGGGAGAGTAGGAGGAGGGCCCccgaggttggggtgggggacaggaggcgggtggggggcggtggaggGGTGGAGGCGGGGCTGGGAGGTGGAGTCGAAGGCTGGTGGTGGGGGGTGTCAGCACCATTGGGGGTCCCAGAGGTCTAACCCGCCTGTACCTCTACTCGTCCCGTCTCCACCCTCCTCTTCTCGCAGGCGGCTACTCCTGGGGCCCGGGCCGGATCCCCGTGCAGTCCCGGACCCCGTCCTCCACCCACGAtcgcctggggggcctgggggacgACGAGGCCCAGCAGACAGCGGCGCTGATCGCTGGGGCCCTGGGCAGCCTGCTCACGCCCCTCTTCCTCCGCGCCAtcctcaccttcctcatctgGTGGACAGCCGCCTGCCAGCTGCTCTCCAGCCTCTTCGGCCTCTACTTCCAGCGGCACCTGGCGGGCTCCTAGCCGCCCGCAGACACTCCTGGGGCCCCGAGGCCCGGGCCTGAGCCAGCGGTGTAAGGGCCGCTTCCTCCGCGTGTGCCTCAGTATCCTCCGGTGCCAGGTGGGCCTGGGGGGCCCCCGCAGCACCTGCTGTGCCCGCCCACTTCACCGCAGTGCCTGAGCCCTGGGCCCCTTGGGTCCCATGTTTCTGCCTCAAAACTCTTGCCCTGGGCCCCGTGCCAGAGGATCCCAGGGCCATTGTCCCTGGATGGCATGCCCCCGCGCCCCGCTATTTGACGCACAGGTTGGAGGGTCATTCTTctgaacaaataaaagaacaggcTGATTTTTACTATCAGGATTGGAGTGGTTTGGGAGGCAGCTTTCTGCTTGTTGACGTTGGGTGCTGGGTGAAGGGAATGACCAAGGAGAGCACAGGGCCATCCACACTGTGAGCAAAGGCCTGGGAGCAAGAAgtgaagggagggggtggggagagaagaaatGCAACAATGTTGAGAGGAGAGGCCACAAATCAGTAGAGAAAGAAgactggggggtggtggtggtggtggtggtggtggtggtggtggtggtggtggaggctggggtggtggcaagagggaggggagggtgggggagagccCTGGGAGGGGACTGGGGGATGAGAAGGCAGGGAGATAGAGATGACAGATAAAGTAGGAATCTTGCAGGAGGAATAAGAAGATAAAAGATGGAAAACCGATGGGTGggcggggtcggggggggggcACTAGGGAGCAAAGGAAATCAGAGAACTGGCCCAGAAGAATCTTCCAAAGCCAGAGAGTTCTGGGAAGACACACCGGAGCAGAGGGAGGCCCTGATGGAACCAGGCCATGTGAATTCCCCGGGACCGCAAGTCTCCAGGTGCTGCGGGACAAGAGCTTCATCCCAAGGGACGTGTCTAGGAAGTTcccagaaggaaggaagccaggaaGCCCAGCTCCCAGCCGGGACAGAACAGGTCATACCTACTGGGTCAGGAATCAGAGAGGATGGAGTGTTGTCCCTAGTTCTGCTGGTCCCACACTATGGCTGGCACCCCAGGAGGCCCTGAAACCCCGCCCAGCCCACTGACacagccacccccccaccctgctgcGGCGACAGGGAGTGGCAGCAGTGATGCCTCTGGCCACCTGGCCCTAGGCTTGCTCAGCCAGGGCTATGCGTGCTCTCTGCTCTCAGAGCTCAATGCCATGTGGTCTAGGGACATGCAGGAAGGTGGAAACGCCTAAAGAAAAGCaagagcgggatccctgggtggcgcagcggtttagcgcctgcctttggcccagggcgcgatcctggagacccgggatcgaatcccacgtcaggctcccggtgcatggagcctgcttctccctctgcctgtgtctctgcctctctctctctctctctctgtgtgactatcataaataaaaattaaaaaaaaaaaaaagcaagagcgTGACTAGCACACGCGTGAGGCACAGCAGGTACAGTGGGGTGTGGCCCCACGTGGGACGAGGCCAAGGCACGAAGAATCCATGAATGGTCACAGGCTCTCACTGCCGGGCGTTAAACCACAGATGTCTTACACACTCTTTCTGGGATACATtgcacaattaaaaagaaaagtcataagAATGAGAGAAACTAAGTGGAACCACATCAGAGAAAAATAGGGAAGATAGGGGGTGGTCAAGATCCTGTGTTTTTAGAAGTATGACTTTTGTTAACGGACACAGCAGTGGTAATCACCACACGTCAGTGCTTCTCACAGGCGCAGACAATAGTCCATGTCTGGAGACAATCTTCTGGAGACAGTTTGGGTTGTCACAACTGAGGGGACAGAGACACCAGTgcatcttggggggggggggggtggaggctAAGGATGCTGCTGGGCACCCAAATGTGCCCAGGATGACCCCAGCTCAGATGCTAGTGGTGCCCAGGCTGAGAAGCCTGTTAGTACAAGAAACGGAAtgtattggggtgcctggatcaggtcatgatcccggggtcatgggatcaagccctgagggaggctctctgctcagtgggaggagtctgcttctccctctgcctctgtctctgcccctcccctccacccctgctcctgttcgctctctctcaaatcaacaaataaaatcttaaaaaaaaaaaaaagaaaacccaataacaagtcaaactttttttttttaagattttatttatttattcatgagagacagagaaagaggcagagacataggcagagggagaagcaggctccctggggggagcctgatgtgggactcgatccctggacctgggatcaccccctgagccaaaggcagttgctcaaccaaccAGGCGTCCCACAAGTCAAACTTTCAACTCaagtgagcaaaggaaaaaaacagtggGGAGAAAAGATATAACAAACCAAGATGGAACCCAAGATGCACCCACACACCTCCAGATGACTCTCGTCTGTGTCCCTGGACCTCCACCTGGTCAAGTCCCAGGCCTCATGACCTCGCTCTCCTCCTGTCACTGCCTGGTCACCACCCAGCCCCTGGATGCCCTACTGCTTCCCTGTCGGAACAGTGAAGACCTACAAGGCTGGCGGCTGGCTGTTGGTGAGGGCAGGCACTGAATTACATTCTCTCAAACGTCTATGTTGAGGTCCTAACCCCTAGGACTTCAggatatgactgtatttggatactgggtctttaaagaggtgattatgttaaaatgaggtcattaagatGGGCCCTGATTCAACCGGACTGGCGTCCTTATatgagaaaattttcttttttcattgtaaGAAAATTTAGACACAGATGTGCTGTGAAGATAGCCATCTGGCCAGCAGCAAGCCGAGAGGCCTGAATAGACCCTCATGACCTTGGAAGGAATCAAACCTGCTGACGTCTTGATTTTGGACCTCTGGTATTCAGAagtttaagagaataaatctgtTTCAAGCGAGTCCAGGGCTGTTGTTTTGGCGGCCGCAGGAAACTCCAGACAGTGAGAGGATGTGGTATAAATGCTACCGtcgggcacctggtggctcagtcggctaagtggCCAAccttggtttcagcacaggtcatggtctcaggatcctgctATGTggctccactcagtggggagtccactaagaatcctccctctccctctgccccttccccctgcacacattatctctcaaataaatgaataaatctctatttatttatttattttaaatttttatttatttatgatagtcacacagagagagagagagagagagaaacagagacataggcagagggagaagagggctccatgcaccgggagcccgacgtgggattcgatcctgggtctccaggaccacgccctgggccaaaggcaggcgccaaaccgctgcgccacccagggatccctaaatctctttttaaaaagcatgctaCCATCTGCTTGCAGGATTATCTGGCATTCCTATTTATTTCTGGATAGATTCCCTGCAAAGATGACCCTGTCACGAGGACTCAGGACCCATGGTTTACCTGGGAGGTCACCCCAGGGAGACTCCTTGGGGCCAGAGACATgaaacagggagggaggaggtgttGATGAACAGGTGACAAAGTGGGGCACCTAGGCTTGGTCCTGTTGGGGACCTCGGGGGACAGTGTGGATCTCACTTGAGTGACCCACCCACTGGGGAGGGACTGTCTACAATCATTGGCTGAGGGCTGCTCCTGGGCTGTCAGGTCATGCTCCGGTGGGGAAGCCCCCAGACCGGGCTGCAGTGGCTTCCAGCCAAAAGCAGTTGGTGGCAACCATGAATGCTGGACTTAGGGAGGGACACTGGCTGCATCAGTTAACATAACCCTTGATCTTTACTTAGCAATTTTGTTCCTGGAAACCCAGACACACTAGTACATGAGTGCAAAGTGGCACATACGATGTTTGTTTCAGAGAGTGTCAGGAAGCTCAACCCTAACTGTCTTCAGTAAACAGCATAAAGCCACTCCTATTGCCAGAAGTTGAGAGCTTCAGGCAAAGCTGGATCCAGCAGCCCAATGTCACCATTATCCAactcctttcttcatctctgctcCATTTTCGGCAGTGTCCGCTTCACCCTGGGATTGCATCCTATCTTGTGATCACAAGATAGTCCCAATAATTGTCTGCACTGATGTTCCTTCTCTCGGGgccagtgggagagggagggtgcTTCCAGAAGTTCTCCCTGGAAATGGTTAGTAAACATCTCTTCTGTCATGGGCCCAGATGGGGTCACCTGCCTACCTCTATATTTTAGGGGATGCCAAGTGGTTggaaggaaatggggagttgACCCCTTCCTCCCAGGCTCAGGGGCTGGGATGTGAGGTGGGAATGACCAGAAATCAGTAGGATGTGAGAGGCAAGCTCAGCAGGCTCCAGGGGCCACTACCAAGCTCTCATGACAACAGAGCACTAACAACCCCGATGGCCATCAATAAAGGACTGGTAGATGGCATCACAGGCCACCACCCCAGGGAAACACCAAACTGTGGCTTAACAGTAAGACAAACTGTATGTAATAGGGACCACTGTGTACGAAATTGGGTTGAGGGGCGTCTGGGGGGCTCGGTTGGcaaagcggctgccttcagctcaggtcatgatctcagggtacagggatcgagccccgtgtcagtggggagtctgcttctccctctccctcttgctccccttgcttgtgctgtttctctctcttaaataaataaaatcttaaaaaacaaaataaaacaaaacaaaatgaaacctgGTTCAATGAAAGCATCAGAGCGGCTTGGGGCCAGCAAGGCAGAATGTACTTGAACCACTCACCTCCCCagtgtgcacacacaggcacacatgctCCCCCAGTTGCCCCTCCCCCCGGCATGTGGAGGCTCCCACTTCCCACCTCTGGTTGGGTGAGCACACCCCAGGTTGGTCCAGGAAATGGGCTGCCACAGAagcaagtctctctctctctctctctttttaaagattttatttatatattcatgagagagagagagagagagagagagacagagagagagagagagagaaaggcagagacacaggtagagggagaagcaggctccatgcagggagcccgatgtgggactcgatcccgggaccccaggatcacgccctgagccgaacgTGGCTCTAGacccctgggccacctgggctgtcctgaaGCAAGTCTCAATGGCCACTGTGAGACGTCTGGTGGCCTCATCCTCGGGCCCCTGCAGACAGCCATGCTCGCTCCTAAAGCCTCAGCTGAGGAGTGGAGCCCCCAGCACATGACAGACAGGCAGGGCCCGGGAGAGAAACAGGACTTGAAGGCCATGTCGCTGCAGCAGGATGCAACCCGTTCTGACTGATGACGTGGGTCACCATGTATGTACTCAAAAGGGACAAGTGTTTATGCCCAGGATGTCTCCCCAAGGACACATGAGAAACTGGGAACAGAAGACACCTTGGTGGAGGGAACTGGAAGGCTGACCTACTTCTCACCATAACCCTTTTGTACAGTTTGAGTTTTCTAGAAGACCACAGTATGTATTAATAATTCaaacaataaatacattaaaaatgtttattcaaggggtgcctggctagctcagttggtagagcacatgactctttttttttttttttttttagagggagaggtgggaggggcagagagcaaaccccaagcaggttccatgccctgCACAGGGCCTGACTCGGGTTGGAtcctatgaccttgagatcatgacctgagctgaaatcaagagccaggtgcttaacccactgagcctcccaggtgccctgagtgtgcaactcttgatctcagggtcttgggtttaagccccacattgggtgtggggcctacttaaaaaaaaaaaaaaaaaaaaaaggtttatttaacATGTTTAAAATCTGTCAAAATAACCTCAACCCTGACCCTGTTTTTGGTTTGCAGTGGGTGGGGCTTGGGGGTGAGAGCTGAAGAAGAGAAGGAcgtggtcagaaaaaaaaagtcattttaatttttattaaatatactcTCTTGgcacaaatctttaaaatatataaacattatatataaacaaaGTGTCTTCATGGCATCAAAATGTAACTCCAAATCAGGGTGGACACCAGTGGGAGGGGTGTGGCCGCAGCGGGCACAAGCCCAGCTGTgtgcggggctgggggtgggaggagccctGAGGCCCACCCGGCTGACAGCCACCGTTGGGGGGCACACGGGGGCCGGCAGGACCTGGGGCCCTCCCCTCAGTGACCCAGCCTGTGGCTCAGAGGGGGTGCTGCCCAACCATTCATCTGGTTTCACTTGCCTGGGGTGggcccccaggtccccacacCGTCTCTCTGTGAGgggtccctgcctctcctgcctcttctgggcaaggcagggagaggaggtgggaagcCCACCCAACAGAACAGCCGTGGGACCCAGGGGATGAGACTCAGGCTGGCAGGTGGACACATgcaaggaaggacagagagaagggtcTACACACCTGCAGGTCCAGGTCAAGAACACAAATGAGACAGAACACAAGGGAGAGATGAAAGTCACAACTGGAAATGTGCGTGGTGCAAACACGCCCTCCGaccgtttctctctctctctctctctctctctctctctctctctctctctctctctcacacacacacacacacacacacacacacacacacacacacacacacacgtggctGCAGAGCTATCTGGTCACCCTCTGGTTACTCCACCTGGGAACCGGTTTGTGCCGGTCAGGATTTATGGTGACTAGACCCAGCACCAGCCGGAttgaaaagcaaaaccaaaagaaatcaagaaactcCAAAT
Proteins encoded in this window:
- the TMEM161A gene encoding transmembrane protein 161A isoform X2, which translates into the protein MAVLGVQLVVTLLTATLMHRLAPHCSFARWLLCNGSLFRYKHPTEEELRSLEGKPRPRGRKERWANGYSEEKPLSVPRDAPFQLETCPLTAVDALVLRFFLEYQWFVDFAVYSGGVYVFTEAYYYVLGPAKETNIAVFWCLLTIAFSIKMFLMVTRLYFSTEEGGERSVCLTFAFLFLLLAMLVQVVQEDTLELGLEPGLASMTQNLEPLLKTQGWDWALPLAKLAIRIGLAFVGSMLGAFLTFPGLRLAQTHLDALTMSEDRPTLQFFLHISFLSPLIILWLWTKPIARDFLHQAPPGEMPFSLLSDSAFDSLRLWVLVALCLLRLAVTRPHLQAYLCLAKARVEQLRREAGRIEAREIQRRVVRVYCYVTVVSLQYLTPLIFTLSCTLLLKTLGGYSWGPGRIPVQSRTPSSTHDRLGGLGDDEAQQTAALIAGALGSLLTPLFLRAILTFLIWWTAACQLLSSLFGLYFQRHLAGS
- the TMEM161A gene encoding transmembrane protein 161A isoform X1 encodes the protein MPVFLPSLPSPALLPCSFFPPSLLPSFYPACPRCWNRKAVLGVQLVVTLLTATLMHRLAPHCSFARWLLCNGSLFRYKHPTEEELRSLEGKPRPRGRKERWANGYSEEKPLSVPRDAPFQLETCPLTAVDALVLRFFLEYQWFVDFAVYSGGVYVFTEAYYYVLGPAKETNIAVFWCLLTIAFSIKMFLMVTRLYFSTEEGGERSVCLTFAFLFLLLAMLVQVVQEDTLELGLEPGLASMTQNLEPLLKTQGWDWALPLAKLAIRIGLAFVGSMLGAFLTFPGLRLAQTHLDALTMSEDRPTLQFFLHISFLSPLIILWLWTKPIARDFLHQAPPGEMPFSLLSDSAFDSLRLWVLVALCLLRLAVTRPHLQAYLCLAKARVEQLRREAGRIEAREIQRRVVRVYCYVTVVSLQYLTPLIFTLSCTLLLKTLGGYSWGPGRIPVQSRTPSSTHDRLGGLGDDEAQQTAALIAGALGSLLTPLFLRAILTFLIWWTAACQLLSSLFGLYFQRHLAGS
- the TMEM161A gene encoding transmembrane protein 161A isoform X4 — translated: MLIGSLLWASPVSGWRGTLVCRDPGLGRRWANGYSEEKPLSVPRDAPFQLETCPLTAVDALVLRFFLEYQWFVDFAVYSGGVYVFTEAYYYVLGPAKETNIAVFWCLLTIAFSIKMFLMVTRLYFSTEEGGERSVCLTFAFLFLLLAMLVQVVQEDTLELGLEPGLASMTQNLEPLLKTQGWDWALPLAKLAIRIGLAFVGSMLGAFLTFPGLRLAQTHLDALTMSEDRPTLQFFLHISFLSPLIILWLWTKPIARDFLHQAPPGEMPFSLLSDSAFDSLRLWVLVALCLLRLAVTRPHLQAYLCLAKARVEQLRREAGRIEAREIQRRVVRVYCYVTVVSLQYLTPLIFTLSCTLLLKTLGGYSWGPGRIPVQSRTPSSTHDRLGGLGDDEAQQTAALIAGALGSLLTPLFLRAILTFLIWWTAACQLLSSLFGLYFQRHLAGS